TTCAATGTGCAAATAGATAGCAAAGCTGAAGCTATAAAACAGGAGTTGGGTAAGCTCACTTTCGTGAAAAAGGTAGGATCGGGCAGCCATTATATGGGCGGTGGCGTAAGCGGACAAAGCGTTTATCTCTTCGGGCAATCGGAAGAAAAAAGAAAAAGTATCAACCAGTATCGCGTGCAGGCGGGCTTTTGCGAAGTAATGGAATTGCAGTTGGCCGCAGGGCGTTTTTTCAGGAATACGCCCGAAGATAAATCTGCAATCATCCTCAACCAAACCGCTGTGAAGATGCTTGGACTTGACGATCCCGTGGGGCAGTCGCTGATCATGCACGAGGAGGAACCGCTTAAAATTATTGGGGTGGTCCGGGATTTTTATTACAACGAAAATGCCGGCCAAAAGATAGAACCGCTTTGCCTAACGGCCTATTCGGATCAGGTAAATGTAATTTACATCAAAACATCGGGGGCAGCCTCAAAGGAAAGGCACGAAGCTGTGGCAAAGGTATTTCATGATTTCCTGCCCGATTATCAATTCAGCAGCTTTTCGCTAAGCGATCGTTTTAACAATACCTATGTATTGGAAGAACGGTTTTTCAGCATGGTGCTGAGTGGAACACTTCTGGCTATATTATTGAGTTTTATAGGTATGTACGCACTTTCGGGCTACAATGTGGAGCGGCGCACCAAAGAGATTGGCATTAGAAAAGTACATGGCAGCACCACGCTTCAGGTAGTTGGGAAACTGATGATGGACATTTTAATCTGGGTTGTATTGGCTATGATTCCTGCGTTTTTGGTGGCTTATATCGCCATGCGTGAGGTGCTGATGAACTTCGTTAACAAAGTCTCTCTATCTCCACTTTATTTCCTTTTTGGCGGCCTGATTGCCCTGACTATAGCCACTCTGGCCATCTTGTTTAAAACCATTGGTGCAGCAAATCAAAACCCCGTGGAGAGTTTGCGGGATGAGTAAGGTAGTAGCCATGTGAGCCTTTGGACTTGCATAAAATAAAAATAGTAGTTTTGAAATTATAGTCAGGCAAACTTCCAGCGGGAACAACTACCTTTTTTATTATTGTAAAATAGAAGATTATGTGTAAAGTCTTTATTAAAAATATGGTGTGTAATCGCTGCATTATGGTGGTGCAGCATGAGATGGACAAACTGGGTCTGGAAGTGAAAAACATAAAATTGGGAGAAGTAATGCTCAAAAATGCACTGACGGATGAAGAAAATACAGCCCTGGATAATGCTTTAACTCCTTTGGGGTTTGAACGCATCAGCGATAAAAAAAGCAGGATCATCGAAAAAATAAAGAACATCATCATCGACCTGGTGCATTATCACGACAGTGATATAAAAAATAACTTATCGGATATTCTGAGCAAGGCCTTGCATCACGATTACAGCTATCTTTCCAATTTATTTTCGGAGGTAGAAGGCGTTACCATCGAAAAATATTTTATCGCCCAAAAAATCGAAAAAGTGAAGGAGCTGTTGGTGTACGACGAATTATCATTGAGCGAAGTGGCTGATCGGCTCAACTATTCCAGCGTGGCGTACCTGAGCAACCAGTTTAAGAAAGTTACCGGATTCACGCCGAGTCATTTCAAGAAAATTGGCAAAGACAAAAGAAAACCCTTGGATGAGGTGTAAACCTTACAAATAAATTCCATAAAACTACAATGCCCGCCCGCCCTTTTATTGTCAACTTTGCAGCCTGAAACAAAGCAATAAATTAATGACAACAAAAGAGAATGAAACCATCTTCCTGCCTTTGGAAGATATGAATAGTGAGCATTGCGCGCTTATTATCGATAAAGGCCTGTCGCAGATTGAAGGCATAGAAAGCCACAAAGTAGAGCTGAACAACCACAGGGCAGCGCTTGAGGCACAAAATACAGAAGCCGTAAAAGAAGCCATCAAAGCCATCAATAATTTGGGCTATGGCGTAACCACCGTAA
This portion of the Bacteroidales bacterium genome encodes:
- a CDS encoding AraC family transcriptional regulator, which translates into the protein MCKVFIKNMVCNRCIMVVQHEMDKLGLEVKNIKLGEVMLKNALTDEENTALDNALTPLGFERISDKKSRIIEKIKNIIIDLVHYHDSDIKNNLSDILSKALHHDYSYLSNLFSEVEGVTIEKYFIAQKIEKVKELLVYDELSLSEVADRLNYSSVAYLSNQFKKVTGFTPSHFKKIGKDKRKPLDEV